The following nucleotide sequence is from Synechococcus sp. KORDI-52.
CCCGAGCTCCCCTTGACGGTTGTGGGGGCGCGTCCATGCAGTCCCGGTGGTGGTTTTCACCTGTCGAAAGCGGTGGAAGCGGTGTACGGCCCGGTCACGCTTGAGGCTTCAGCCGAGCGGATCGTGAAGGCCGCCGCCGATGTTCCCGCTGATCAGCCCTTGATCGTGATGGCCCACTGCGGACCCTCCGGATTGGGATCAGAGGCCGCCAGTCCCTGTGGACGGGATTGGAAGACCCCGGCGGTGGACTGGGGGGATCAGGATCTGGCCTTGGCTTTGGATCTCATGGCCCGGACCCGACCCGCCGATCTGGTGATCTTTGGCCACATGCACCATGCCCTCAAACGCGGCTCCGGCTTTCGCCAGACTCTGCTGCGCCACCGCCAAGGTACGGCGCTGATCAACGCCGCCTGCGTGCCGCGCTCAGGGGTTGATGGGGAAGGACGACCTCTGCTGCATCTCTCCTGGGCGGAATTCAAGGGTTCCCATCTGATTCAGCTCGCTCATCGCTGGTACACCCCCGAGGCCGAGTTGATCCATCAGGAGCAGTTGCCGATGGATGCTTCGCTTTCGTGCTGATCTACTTCTGCAGCAGCAGCCATGGCTTTGGCCATGCGGCCCGTGACGCCGCAGTGCTGCAGGAGCTTCGCCACCTGCGTCCCGAGTGGACATTGGTGATGAGCTCGGCTCTGCCAGCCGCAATGCTGACGATGCTGCTGGGGGATGAATCGATTCAGCAACGCCCCTGCCAGTGGGATGTGGGCATGGTGCAGGCCGATGCTCTCGGTGTGAACCGCGCCGCCACCCTCAGCGCCCTCGATCAGCTTGAACAAAGGCTGCCGGCGACGATTCAGGCGGAAGCCAGCTGGCTGGAATCGCAGGGGCAGCCGGTGCTGATTCTCGGGGACATTCCTCCGGCCGCTGCCGCCTTGGCCCAACGTCTGGATGCCCCCCTGGTCTGGATGAGCAATTTCGGATGGGACGACATCTACGGCCCCTTGGGGGATGCCTTTCATCGCTGGGCCGATGCTGCAGCTGAGGCCTATCGGAGCGGTGATCTGCTGTTGCGCTGCCCTTTTGATCTAGCGATGAACTGGGGGATGGCTGAACACAGGCTTGGCCTGGTGTGCGGCCGCCCCCGGGCCATCCCACCTGCTTTTGAGGCTGGTCTGGATGATCTGCAAGCGCCCCTGGTGTTGGTGGGCTTCGGGGGTCTTGGTCTGTCGCTCAGCAGTGAGCTGTTTCAGCTCTGGCCAGGGCACCATTTCCTGTTGCCGGCCTCTGCTGAAGCCTCGTCATCGTCTGAACTGGCTGGGTTGCCTAATCTCACGGTGCTGCCGGATGGCATGCGCCCTGTTGATGTGCTCGGTCGCTGTTCCCGTTTTCTGGGTAAGCCGGGTTTCAGCAGCTTCTGCGAGGCGATGGCCATCGGCGTTGGGCTTCACGTTGTCGAGCGCAGCGGATTTGCTGAAGCATCGGCACTGATGACAGGGCTGCAACGGCATGGTCAGTACCGATGCCTGACGCGATCTGATCTCGACACAGGGGCATGGCAGCTGGATCAGCCTTTGTTGCTGCCAAGTGATGCACCACTGTCTCCATCAGGGGCCCAAGACGCCGCTCGGAGACTGGTGGAATGGGTTGGAGACCATTTTTAATTTGCAGGATTAAAAATTTTTTTTTGCTCCAATACGCGCTCACGCTAATGGCTTGTCCAATTGTTTGACTGGCATATATACCTATTGCCTCGAGGCTTCGGTTCGACAAAGTCATTGCGGATGAGTTTTCTTGTCCGCTTGAGCATTTCATTCGCTTCTGATCTGCTCCTCGTCCTCAGTTGAGGGCATGCTCTTTGAACGCTTTTTATGGCTATCTCTGCTTTCAACGGTCGTCAGACGCTTCAAGCGGCCGTGATTGTCGGAGTTCTGCCTGCTCTCTGTGCCCCGTTAACTGCTCGGGCAAGTTTGTTGCCGCCTTCCTCCAGGGCGCAGTTGGTCCACACCTCAGACGTTCAGCCCAGCCTGGCGATTCCCTATGTGATCACTCCCGAACGCCGGGCCATGCTCAACACGATTCGCTTCGCAGAAGGCACCTGGAAAGGGGGGCTTGATGTCGGCTACCGGGTCATGTTCGGTGGTGGGTTGATGCCTTCGCTCGACCGTCACCCCAATCGCGTGATCTACAGCTCTCGCTACGCCAGTGCTGCTGCAGGGGCTTACCAGTTCATGCCCTTCACCTGGACCATGGTGAAACGCAGCATCGGAGTGCGTGGTTTCGGGCCTGAGGCCCAAGACCAAGGTGCTCTGTTCCTGATCCAGAGACGTAAAGCTCTCGCCCTCACCGATACCGGTGTTCTCAGTCCCCTCCTTGCTGCCAAGTTGGCTCCGGAGTGGGCTTCCTTCCCAACCCTCGCTGGGCGTAGTTACTACGGCCAGCCCGTCAAGAAATACGCAAGGTTGCGCTCCTTCTATGACGTGAATCTCACCGAGCTGCGTCGCCTTCGCGATCTGAAGCGTCAAGCCCTGGTCACTCCAGCTCCACCCGAGGTCTGCACTGGGTCGCGAATCGCATGCGCAACCCAGCTCTGAGGAGAGCTACGCCATCCTTCATCCGTCAGCGTCGCTTTGAAGCTTTCGCCCGACCGTGGCCTGAGCGATGAGATACGCGGCAACACCTCCCGCTAGGAAACCCACCCCATTGCGCACAAGGGGCATCACTTCTGAAGTGCGTGTCACCACCGGTGCAACGCCGAAGACGCCGAACAGCATCACCCAAAGCGGAGATAGCAGAAGCAACCAGGCCCAGGCGATGGTTTCACCCTCTTTCCTGGGATAAGCCGCGAAGCCTGCAATCAAGCCACCGAGAATGGAGGTGGTCAGGGTCCAAAGCCACTGTTCATGGGGCAGTCCCGGCACCACCTGGCATCCGCCCCGCTCCAGACAGATCTCCACGGCATTGAGCGCATCCGCAATGGCCCCATCCTCACCGTGATCCTTCACGTAGTACTGGTTGCCGTAACGCGTCTGCAGCTCGACCCAGTAGGTACGGGGCATCATCGCGAAATAGGCATCGCCGACATTGAAGTTCAGAAGATTTCCCCCCCGGGGGTCGGCCACCAACAACAAGCTGCGTTCATCCAGGCCCCAGAACTCCCGTACGGCCAACCCCGGCGTGCGTTCGTACTGCGTTAGCACCCGCAGTTTCCAGCCCGTGCGTTCTTCCACATCGTCGAGGGATGTTTCCAGTTGGGCCCGTTGGGTCTCACTGAAGATCCGAGCGAGGTCAATCACTGGAGTCGGGTGATCCGGCAGCAGATCGGGGTTGTCGTAGGCCCCAACTGGAGCCACCAGAACCCCCAGGCTCACCAGAGCCACCACGACGACGCCCCACAGTTTTCGGATGTGATGTGGTCCCATGGAACTGCTGTAGCGAACGGCATTCTCTCCAATGGAACCGATGGCTGCGTCCTGTCCCGAGTGGTTGGCAACGCATCTGCAACAGGCGGGGGGGGGCGTTCCCTTTTCCCGGTTCATGGATCTGGCTCTGAATGAGCCCGAGCATGGCTATTACGGCGCCGGCCGTGCGCGCATCGGACCTGAGGGCGATTTCGTCACCTCTCCATCCCTGGGCAGCGACTTCGCTGCCCTGCTGGTGCCCCAACTCATGGCCTGGCTGGCTTCCCTCTCCACGACAGATCCGGTTCAACGCCTGTCAATCGTGGAAATCGGGCCTGGTGAAGGCCATCTGGCCCGGGATCTGATGACTCAGCTGGGGGAGGCTGATCCAGCGCTCCTGACTCGCCTCGAGATGGTGCTGGTGGAAGCCAATCCCGGCATGCGGCAGCGGCAGCAGCTTCTACTGGAGCAGGTGGATGGACTGCCGGTGCGTTGGTGCACGCTTGAGCAGCTTCGGATCACGCCGGTGCGTGGGGTGGTGATCGCCCATGAATTACTGGATGCCCTCCCGGTGGAACGGTTGGTGTGGCGGGATGGGTCGCTTCAACAGGCGTTGGTGGAGCTTGACCCAAACGCTGCTCTGCGCATGAGCCATCGGCCTCTTTCGGTTGGTTTACGGGACGAGATCAACCGTGTGTGCGGCCATGCCGGCATTCAGCTGCCGCCCCCTCATGCCGAGGAGGGGTGGACGACGGAATGGAACAGTTCCCTTCCCGACTGGTTCGCGGCGATGGCTGCCGCTGTGGAGGCAGGCGTGCTGCTCGTGATTGATTACGCCATGGAGGCGCATCGTTATTACACGGCCCAGCGCTCTGAGGGCACCCTGATGGCTGTCTCCAGCCAACAGGCGGGTCTGTCGCCCCTGGATCAGCCCGGCGCGCAGGACCTGACGGCACACCTCTGCATTGATGTCGTTGATGAGGCGGCTAAGCGCCATGGCTGGGTGGTGGGTGATCAGGCCAAGCAGGGCGAGGCACTGCTGGCCCTGGGCCTTGCGCAGCGCCTCCATGGCCTGCAGCAGCTACCGGGCCAACAGTTGGCGGAAGCCCTGCAACGGCGTGAAGCCCTGCTTCGCCTGGTGGATCCCGCGGGGCTCGGTGGGTTCCGCTGGCTCACCTACCGGCGCGGATTGCCGGAAGACGGCTTCAGCCTTTCAGGCGCTCAAGGCTGCTCAGAATCGCGTCGCGACTGACGTCATCGCGAATCTCAACGGTTCCGATGCCGGTGGGCATCACGAAGCGCAGGCGACCGTCGTGCACCTTTTTGTCCCCCTGCAAGCTGTCCAGGACGGCATCGGCGGAGAGATCGGGCCAGGCGGTGGGGAGTCCGGCGCTGTCGATCAGCCGGCGTTGGCGCTCGGCGTCATCGCGACTCCAGCTGCCCCGCAGAACGGCGAGTTCGCCCACGGCCACCATGCCAATGGCGACCGCCTCGCCATGCAGCCAGGTGCCATAGCCGCAGAGGGTCTCCACCACATGGCCGAAGGTATGGCCGTAGTTGAGGATCGCGCGCAAACCCCCCTCCTTTTCATCGGCGGCCACCACCCGCGCCTTGGCTGCGGCGGATCGCTGCAGGATTGAGCTCAGGCGTTCAGTCCCCAGTCCAGCTGGCGTGGTCGGGTCGGCGCAGGCCTCCAGTTCCTCGAACAGCTCCGTGTCGCCGAGAATTCCATACTTGATCACCTCGGCCATGCCGGCCCGGAACTCGCGTTCGGGCAGGGTGTTCAGGGTGGAGGGATCGATCAGTACCAGCCGCGGCTGGTGAAAGGCGCCGATCAGGTTTTTGCCGCGGGGATGGTTGACCCCGGTTTTGCCACCGATCGACGCATCCACCATGGCCAGCAGGGTTGTGGGAACCTGCACCACCTGGATGCCCCGCAGCCAGGTGGCTGCCGCAAAGCCGGTCATGTCCCCCACAACGCCGCCGCCGAGGGCCACCATCAAGGAGCTGCGTTCGAGCTTGGCGTTGTAAGCAGCATTGTGGATCTCCGCCACCGTGGCTGGTGTCTTCTGGTTTTCGCCGGCGTCAATCACCAATAGCTCCACGCTGAAACCTGCCTTTCTGAGGCTGTTCAGGCAGGCCTCGCCGTAGGGGCTGGCGACATCCGGA
It contains:
- a CDS encoding TIGR04168 family protein, translating into MRLAIAGDLHGAWGDADEQLLQQLKPDAVLFVGDLADGDLRLTRRITRLPFPVAVILGNHDRGRDRSGGILEQQLTVLGDLHCAWRSVHWPELPLTVVGARPCSPGGGFHLSKAVEAVYGPVTLEASAERIVKAAADVPADQPLIVMAHCGPSGLGSEAASPCGRDWKTPAVDWGDQDLALALDLMARTRPADLVIFGHMHHALKRGSGFRQTLLRHRQGTALINAACVPRSGVDGEGRPLLHLSWAEFKGSHLIQLAHRWYTPEAELIHQEQLPMDASLSC
- a CDS encoding class I SAM-dependent methyltransferase — its product is MAASCPEWLATHLQQAGGGVPFSRFMDLALNEPEHGYYGAGRARIGPEGDFVTSPSLGSDFAALLVPQLMAWLASLSTTDPVQRLSIVEIGPGEGHLARDLMTQLGEADPALLTRLEMVLVEANPGMRQRQQLLLEQVDGLPVRWCTLEQLRITPVRGVVIAHELLDALPVERLVWRDGSLQQALVELDPNAALRMSHRPLSVGLRDEINRVCGHAGIQLPPPHAEEGWTTEWNSSLPDWFAAMAAAVEAGVLLVIDYAMEAHRYYTAQRSEGTLMAVSSQQAGLSPLDQPGAQDLTAHLCIDVVDEAAKRHGWVVGDQAKQGEALLALGLAQRLHGLQQLPGQQLAEALQRREALLRLVDPAGLGGFRWLTYRRGLPEDGFSLSGAQGCSESRRD
- the aroB gene encoding 3-dehydroquinate synthase, coding for MTTITPLHHIRVALERNPYEVVIGDGGLARLGQQMLDAGVQAGRRVLVVSNPDVASPYGEACLNSLRKAGFSVELLVIDAGENQKTPATVAEIHNAAYNAKLERSSLMVALGGGVVGDMTGFAAATWLRGIQVVQVPTTLLAMVDASIGGKTGVNHPRGKNLIGAFHQPRLVLIDPSTLNTLPEREFRAGMAEVIKYGILGDTELFEELEACADPTTPAGLGTERLSSILQRSAAAKARVVAADEKEGGLRAILNYGHTFGHVVETLCGYGTWLHGEAVAIGMVAVGELAVLRGSWSRDDAERQRRLIDSAGLPTAWPDLSADAVLDSLQGDKKVHDGRLRFVMPTGIGTVEIRDDVSRDAILSSLERLKG
- a CDS encoding glycoside hydrolase family 104 protein, producing MAISAFNGRQTLQAAVIVGVLPALCAPLTARASLLPPSSRAQLVHTSDVQPSLAIPYVITPERRAMLNTIRFAEGTWKGGLDVGYRVMFGGGLMPSLDRHPNRVIYSSRYASAAAGAYQFMPFTWTMVKRSIGVRGFGPEAQDQGALFLIQRRKALALTDTGVLSPLLAAKLAPEWASFPTLAGRSYYGQPVKKYARLRSFYDVNLTELRRLRDLKRQALVTPAPPEVCTGSRIACATQL
- a CDS encoding TPM domain-containing protein, producing the protein MGPHHIRKLWGVVVVALVSLGVLVAPVGAYDNPDLLPDHPTPVIDLARIFSETQRAQLETSLDDVEERTGWKLRVLTQYERTPGLAVREFWGLDERSLLLVADPRGGNLLNFNVGDAYFAMMPRTYWVELQTRYGNQYYVKDHGEDGAIADALNAVEICLERGGCQVVPGLPHEQWLWTLTTSILGGLIAGFAAYPRKEGETIAWAWLLLLSPLWVMLFGVFGVAPVVTRTSEVMPLVRNGVGFLAGGVAAYLIAQATVGRKLQSDADG